From Fulvivirga lutea:
TACCGATTTATAAATTGCTGGCCGATACCGGTACGCAGGAGATTGAATAAGTAAATTGGCAAAAAGTTCCGGGGCTTTAGCGGCAATAAAGGAAGCATTTAGGCCGCCCATTGAAGTGCCCATAATAGTTCTATGGGCTCTGTCTTTAGCGGTTTTGTATGTAGAATCAATTTGTGGTACTAATTCCTGTGTAACAAAACTTAAAAACTTTTCATTGAGATTATATTCATCCATACGCCTGTTATGTTGCGGATTTGACGGATCACGCGGATCAATGAAAACGACTATGACTGGTTCAATCTTCTTTTGTTCAATCAAATTATCAAGGATTTCTACCATGGCTCCCAGTTGTGGGTGGGTATATTCATTACCATCAGTACAATAGATAGTGGGCAAAGCGTTGATCTTGCTGTAGTTGTCAGGAAAGTAAACTTTGTAATTAACATCATAACCCAAAGACTCACTTGGAAGAGTTGTCCAGTTGGTTAGTTGGCCTTTTGACCTGGCAGTATCTTCTGTCCACTGCGAAGGCTTGCTTTCAGGCATTCTTAGTTCAGAATTTGGAGATAAACCTCCAATACCTGCCATTTGAATTGCCTCATTGGCCGGATCTAAAATCCAATGACCATCAACTACAATTTTATAATCAAATCTGGCGTCAGCAGGAAAACTGGTTTTCAATTCCCAAAAATTAGAATTTCCTATGCGAGAACCTTTATTGTCAAATCTAGTATCACTTCCCCAGCCATTAAAATCACCATTCCAGCTTACTGAGTTTGCTTTTCCGTGATAAATAAATGCTACTGAATCTCCCCATATATAAGGCTGTTTACCTTGTGCAATAGAATCCCAAACCTGAGCAGCAACTGACTCATTGTTATTCTTGATGGCTGACTCCAGTTGGTATAGCAGGTTGTTTTCTTTTTGTTGAGCATCAACACCTTTAGAAAACAAGGTTAAGATTAAACAGAATACTATTCTAAGCTGCATTTTGTTCTATATGAACCTCATCTTTATCATCCACTAGCAAGCTTAAAAATCCTGCGAATATCATTGAAGAACCACCAATAATTAGTGCAAAGATGGACTGGTTTTCAAAGAATGTAGTTAATAAGAAGCCAAGAATACTGGCAGCTACAATTTGTGGAATAACGATAAAGAAGTTGAATATGCCCATGTAATAACCCATTTTCTCAGATGGAATAGATGATGATAGCATGGCATAAGGCACTGACAAGATACTTGCCCAGGCAATACCTACACCCAACATGGAAATTATTAATAGGGTAGGATCCTGAATAAAATAGAACGATAATAATCCTGATCCACCTACAACCAATGAAATCATATGTGTAACTCTTCTACTGGTGTACCTAGCTAATATTGGAAGAAGCAGAGCGGCCAGGGCAGATGTTCCATTATAAATTCCAAATAATATTCCCACATAGTCAGCACCGTCATTATACAAGGTAGATACAGTATCCGTGGCTTTATAAATATGACTTGTTACTGCAGAAGTTGTATATATCCACATAGCAAATAGAGCAAACCAGGAAAAGAATTGCACAAATGCCAATTGTATCATTGTTTTTGGCATGTTTTGAAAGTCTCTTACAATCTGTACAAAGCCATTTCTATATTTATCCTTATACATGAAAAGCGCAGAAACAGTATAGGCAAGACCAAAAATTCCAAGAATACCACACAAAACGAATAACTTCTTATCTAACTGCGCAAAATAAAACCAGTAGCCTATGGCTGCAGTTAGAATCAGAATTCCGATACCAATTGAAAGGTACGTACTGGGTGGGTATTTAATGATAATTGGTTGATTGAACAGGTCATCTTCCTCTTCCTCGGGTGGATATTCCTTTGTTGAAAAAACTGTCCACATAACCGCTAAAAAGAAGGCAGCAGCACCCACATAGAATGACCACTTAACGGAAGGAGGAATTTCGCCATGAGGAGCTGTGTTACTCAAACCTATGAGGTTGGTAAAAATCCATGGTAAGAAAGATGCTACAACGGCACCAATTCCAATAAAGAAGCTTTGCATGGCAAAACCTTTGGTACGCTGATCAGGTGGCAACATATCGCCCACAAAAGCTCTAAAAGGTTCCATTGAAATATTGATGGAAGCATCCATTAACCAGAGTGTGCCTGCCGCCATCCAGAGGACAGATGAGTTGGGCATGATGATTAAAGCAATAGAGGCAAGAACGGCACCAACAGCAAAGAATGGCCTTCTTCGTCCCCATTTTGGGTGCCATGTTCTATCACTGTAATAACCAATAAGCGGCTGGACTAATAAGCCTGTAACCGGAGCTGCTAACCAAAGAATGGCTAAATTGCCTTCATCAGCGCCTAGCGTTTCGAAAATACGGCTTACATTGGCATTTTGTAAGGCAAATCCGAATTGGATACCTAGAAACCCAAAGCTCATATTCCATATCTGCCAAAAGTTTAGTCTGGGCTTTTCTGAATTTATTGATATTTCACTCATCGTATTTTAAATAGCTTTCGCACTTATTATTTCAACACTAGTACCAGGTATTCATAGGCATTGAGTTCTGTGCTTTTGTCTTCATTTAAGATCACACTTTTACCCGTCATCCAATCGTTAAGCTCACTATTATTGGCTATTGATTGTAGATGAATGGATTGTTTCTCACCTGATAAATTTACTATCACTGCAACTTTGTTACCTTGATATTCACGAATAAAACTCGAGACATTATTATTGCCGTCATCAATAAATTCAGGGTTGCCTCCCCATTGTCCATTATGCAATGCAGCATTGGTATGTTTTAGCTCGAGCAGTTTCGTGTAGAATTTTTCGTAAGGAATGCTGTCAAATGAAATAGTGTCTTTATCAAAGAATCTCAGACGTTTACTCAAGCCGGCTTCTTGCCCACTATAAATCAAAGGCATACCACGCACTGTGAAGGCCCACACTGCCCATGCTAAGTGTCCTTCTCCAAAACGCTCGAATACTGTTCCATTCCATGAATTTTCATCATGATTAGTTGTAAACATCATTCTAAAATCGTTATTGCCATATCTTTCAATATCGCCTTTTATTAATGATTCTAATGAATCTACATCTATATGACCTTTGGCTGTTTCATTCATCCAGTGGTGCGGCCCCCAGGCGTAAGTCATGTGGAATCCCGCCTCATGCAGCCAGGGCTCATCCCACTCGGCAAGCATAAAAATATCCTTAGTTTGTTCGAGAGAATCGATAGCTGCTGTCCAAAAATCTTGTGGTACCTCACCAGCAACATCGCATCTAAAACCATCAATATCCATTTCAGTCAGCCACCAATCCATTTCGGTAATCATTTCTTGCCTCATTTCCTGATTATCGTAATTCAAGTCAGCCACATCCGTCCAGTCGGTGCCTGCAGGCCAGGTAACATTACCCAGCGAATCGGTATTATGATAACCTTCTTTTTCAACCCAGGCATGATCGAAGCCTGTGTGATTAGCTACCCAATCTAATATTACATACATGCCCATTTTGTGGGCTTCATCTACCATATCCTTAAAATCAGCCTCTGTACCAAAGTTTGGGTTAACGGCAGTGTAATCCTGAATGGAATAGTAACTACCAAGAGGACCTTTTCGATTTTTCTCGCTAATAGGCTGGACAGGCATAATCCAAAGAATATCAACCCCCATTTCTTTAAGCCTCGGTAAGTGAGATTGAAATGCTTTGATTGTACCTTCTTTAGTATACTGTCGTACATTCACCTCATAGATGTTCATCCCCTTGGCCTTTTCTGGAAATTTTAGGGTACTTTCTTCGGTAGTAACTTCTTCAGTTGACTTTTTTGGCTCACACCCGAAGACTATAGCAGTTAGTAACGCTGCTACAAGGATTTTGTGTTTCATTGTTAATGTTTTGAAAGTAAAAAAATAGCTGATATCTCTACCAGCTAATAACTATTTCCGAACCTAAATTTTTTGTTTTAATTGTAGCGATTTGTTCAATTTTTAACCCATCGCAAACTTCACTATCAATAGGGTCAAAGTTTGAAATAGGGTTTGTAAATCGGTAGGAGTGATGTTCAGCATTTACTCCTGACTTATTAATGGTGCATTCGTTGATGCCTTTAAAACCATGGAAGCAGATGTGTAGATTTTTAATTTTTGAATCGTAAGCACCATCTACTTCACTAATAATCACTTGATTTTTATCTGCTACGTATTTTATAACTCTTTTGTAGTAGCTTCCTGCTTCATGCGCAAAGCTTTCACCATCATCTTCGTAATAAACGAAAGAGTTGTTCTCTGAACCCTTGTAAATATGAAGTTCTAATACATTGCCTAAATTCTGAGTATTTGTTTTGGCTTGAGGCGTAACAGGAATAATAGCCGAAGCCCTGACATATACAGGTAAATTCTCAATGCCACATTCCGCTATAATTTCGCTATTTCCCTGGTGTTTTTTGTCAGTTAGAAAATCGTACCATTCGCCTTCAGGTAAATAAACTTTTGTCAAATGTTTATTACTTTCTACAGGGGCAACCAATATACTTTGACCAAACAAATACTGATTTTGATATTCGTGGTCATAAACTTTGTTATCAAAAGTGTAGTCAATAGCCAAACTTCTAGATACTGGTAAACCGGTTTGTGTAGCCTCATAAAATGAAGAGTACAGATAAGGCATTAACTTGTATCTGAGTGTGATGTAATTCTTAGAAATTTCTTCCACTTGTTCTCCGTAAGACCACGGCTCTGAATCCCTGCTGTTGATCATGGAATGACCTCTAAAGAAAGGGGAGAAGGCACCAATTTGAACCCATCTCGCAAATAATGCTTCATTTGCATTACCCACAAACCCACCTACATCGTACCCGGCAAAGGCAATTCCAGCAAGTCCCATGCTATTCACCAATCGTACACCAACCAACATATGTTCATCGTTGGCTACGTTATCGCCTGTCCAAACGGCAGCATATCTTTGTATACCTGAAAAGCCTGCCCTTGTCAGGTTAAAAGGTCTTAATCCATTAAGGTTGTTTTTCGTGCCTTCATAAGTAGCTCTACTCATTTGAAAGCCATAGATATTTCTCCCTTTTCGAGCAGTGGCTTTATCACCTTGAAAATCAAACTCAATAAGTTCGGGTAACATCTGACCCCAGGTGGCTATTTCATTCATGTCGTTCCAGAAACCATCCACTCCAATTTCTGTGTAAGACTTCAGTTGCTCACCCCACCAGTGCCTTGTTTTATCTTTTGTAAAATCCGGGAAATGGCACAATCCAGGCCAAACGGAACCTGAATAGTTAGAACCATCAGGATATTTTATGAAAACATCGTTTTCGATACCACTTTGATATGCCTCATAACCCTCTTCAATTTTAATTCCGGGATCGCACATTACCACCACATGGAAGCCTAAAGACTTTAAATGGCCAACCAGCGCCTTTGGATTTGGGAATTTTTCACCATCCCAGGTAAATATTTTGTACTTCTCCATGTAATGGATGTCCAAAACAATAACATCAGCTGGAATTTCTTTGTCGCGAAACGTCTCGGCCAATCTGGATACTTGCTTATCAGGATAATAGCTGTACCGGCACTGCTGATAACCTATACTCCAGATAGGAGGAAGTGGCATAAACCCGGTTAATTCTGAATAAGATTTTAATATTCCTTGTACGTTATCATTATAAATGAAGTAGTAGCACATGTCACCAGAATCAACTGAAAAGCTGCTGAAACGGTCATTAGATGCCCCGAAATTGAAATGAGACTTGTGCGAGTTATCCAGATATACCCCATACGAAAGACCGTTATGAAGGCCTATGTAAAATGGAGTGGAGCAATACAATGGATCACTTTCAGGGCCGTAGCCAAAATGATCTGTATTCCAGTGCTGATAACCTGACCCTCTTCTATCTAAAGGACCGGTTTTTTCTCCTAATCCTATGAAGCGTTCACCATTTTGTAATTTTTTATAGGTAGTTATTTGCTCACCTATTGAAGCTGTCCCAAAAGCTTGATCATCCTCATTAATTACTTTTCCATCAGAAGTTTTAAATGTTAACCTGAAAGGAGATTTGTTAATAGTTAGAACGATTTTAGATGTGTGTAATTCAATGCAACCGTTTTCATCACTAATTGTGAGTTCACGGTTCAATGGACTTTGAATAACACTGTACGGATTATGATCCCAATGACCATCAAAGCTTATATGCGTTTTAATTACGCTATCACTATATACAGATATGTTGACAAAGGCATTGTCAAGCACACATTCTAACAAGCCTTCAGAGGTCTTATATTCTTTTAAATTCCCGAGAGAATTATTGGTTTTATTTCGAGTGGAAATAGGTGTATCTATCATCACAATTTAATCTGAATTTCGCCAATTCTGCACGAATTTTTCATGCAAACGATTATCAAATTAGTGATAATATTGTTTAAAAATGTAGCTTAAATGAATAAAAAATGCCGCAAACGATTGCGTTTTCGATTGAAATTGAAAGTCAGTTATTGGACTGACTATAGACTTTTGTAAAATTTTCTATTTTGGTACTGAAGAACCTCTTATCACAAGATTAGTTTTCAACTCCACTGTTTCAGGTTCAATTACTTCATCGTTTTTGGCTTCAATTTGTTTGATCAAAAGTCGGGCAGCCTCTTGACCCATTTCAAACCCTGGTTGGTTCACAGTGGTCATTGGTGGTTCTGTCAAAGAAGTGAATCGCCAGTTACTAAATCCAACAATACCAAAGTCTTTAGGTATCTTCAATCCTTTTTCCTTTGCCGCCATCATAGCACCTAAAGCAGCAATATCATTGATAGCAAACAAACTATCAGGGGGATTGGGCCCTGAAAGAAGTTGTTCTGTTAATTTCTTGGCTGATTGCTCATCTTCAGAAGCTTTATCTCTCATTACCAGTTTTTCGTCATAGGGGATATTATGTTTTGCTAAAGCTGCTTTATAACCTTCCAAGCGTACTTCACTTATAGTTAAGCTTTTAGGACCTGAAAGGTGTGCGATGCGTTTGTACCCTTGGTTAATAAGATGTTCTGTTGCTTCAAAACTTCCTCCAAAATCATCCACCACTACTTTACTGCAATTAATGGCATCGGTTACGCGATCGAAGAACACCATAGGTACTCCTCTATCGAATAAGCTTTTTAAGTGGTCGAACTGTGTAGTTTCTCTTGATAAAGAAATAAGCATGCCATCAACCCGATTATTAAAGAGTGCCTTTGAATCCATCACTTCACGGTCGTACGACTCATTCGATTGTGAGACGATAACGCTATATCCGGCATCATAGGCAATGTCTTCAATGCCACTGATTACGGTTGAAAAGAAGAAGTGAATAATCTCAGGAATAATAACACCAATAGTATTGGTTTTCTGCTGTCTTAAGCTAAGCGCTATTGAATTGGGAGTGTAGTTGAGTTTTTCCGCCAGTTCGGTTACTGCTTTCTTTGTCTCGATACTTATGTCAGGATGATCTTTAAGTGCTCTTGATACTGTGGAGGGTGAAATACCTAGTTCTCTTGCAATATCTTTAATCGTAACCTGAACGCTTCTCATTTCTAATCTTTAAAACTGTTTATTGACTTGCCAATATAAGCAAACAGGAGGTGTATTGTTTAATAGGATTAGCAAAATTTTGGATCGATGCAATTTGTTTCAAATTCTTCTAAATATTAAAAAAGTGCAATTATTCATTTGTTAACAAAATATTACCTGATTTTTGAATCACTCTTAATCTTTTGTTTAATACAATTTTATCGCAAACGATTGCGGTCTCGATTTCGATAAACAATCTGAATAAAAAGCCCCTAAAACTTGTTTAAATCCGCTTTTTTGTGAATATTAGATAGTATGCAAACAGTAAAAAACAGACAAAAACTCTTCATATTTACCTCTGATGATCAATGCAATCGTTTGTGTAGATATTACGGGTTGAGCTTTTGTTTTTTATCTGCAGCGTACCTAAATCTTAAAATATTAATATATTAACCTACATCTTATGAAGTATAGTTTACTTTTTATTGTGCTTTTCTGTCTCTCAACAGTCACAGTTAGGGCACAAGAAATCAAAGTTTCCGGTCAGGTGACGGAAACGGGAAGTGGAGGATTACCAGGCGTTAACGTTTTGGTAAAAGGATCCACTCAGGGAACAGTAACAGATATCGATGGAAATTACACAATCAGTGTTAGCCCAGATGCTACACTGGTTTTTTCATTTATAGGGTATGTTACTGAGGAAATTCAAGTAGGCAATCAGACAAACATTAACGTGGAGCTGGTGCCTGATGTTCAGCAGTTGAGTGAAGTAATTGTCGTTGGGTATGGTACTCAAAGAAAAGTAGACGTAACAGGCTCTATTTCTTCGCTTGGTGCGAGTGAAATAGAAAGTAAACCGTTACCAAGTTTTGAGTCTGCACTAACAGGTAAAGCTGCTGGTGTTCAGGTTATTCAAGGTAGTGGTATTGCCGGTTCTGCTATATCTGTCCGTGTAAGAGGTTCAACTTCCATTTCGGGTAGCCCTGAGCCACTTTATGTATTGGACGGTGTTCCAATTACTTCTGGAGATTTAAGTAGAAGTGGTGGTAAGCAGATAGCTTCCAACACAAATGCGTTGGCCAGTTTAAACCCAAATGATATTGAGTCAATCCAAGTGTTAAAGGATGCAGCAGCAGCTGCGATATATGGATCGCGAGCTTCTAATGGTGTTGTTTTAATAACAACCAAAAGAGGTACGTCAGGTAAAGGAAAAGTTGATATAGGTTACTATGCTGGTTTCAACGAGGAGACTGTTCGTCAGGACCTGTTGAATTCTGCAGAATATGTCCAACTGTATCAGGAGGCTTGGGAAAATGATGGAAATGTAGGACCTGCACCGTTACCAGGTGGAATATCTCGAGAAGAAGCTCTTGCTACTGACACTGATTGGCAAGATGAAGTTCTAAGAAAAGGATTCATCCAAAACTTTAATGCCAGTTATAGCAAAGGAACCGATAAATATGGATTGTATGCTAATGGTACTTACAAAGAAGATAACAGTTTCTTAGAAGGAAACACCTTTAAACTACTGAGTGGAAGGGTAAATTTTGATTATAATATAACTAAGGATTTGAAAGTATCTATTGGATTAAATCAGGTTTACAGTACGAATGATCGTGTACCTGTTGGTTTTGCCGGTGGTTTGGGCCGCGCACAAGGATCAGCCTTACCTATTTATCCAATAAGAGAGGCAGATGGTACATTGTGGGATGAAGTTCCTTTTACGAACCCATTACTAGATCTTAGAAACGATTACAGAACTACTGAGCACAGAACTTTTGCTAATGCATCAGTTTCTTATGATTTAGGACAGTTTGTTCCAGGGTTAAGTTTTAAAACTGATTTTGGTATAGACTATTTAGATCAAAATGAAGACCAATTTAGACCGGGCCAAGGTGCGGCATTAGGCAACGGTGATAGTAGAGATGTATTTGTGAAAAACTATACAACCAATAATACTCTTACTTACAACAGAATTTTAAATACCGATCACAATTTTACATTCCTATTAGGTCAGAGTTACAATTACTCAAGAACTGACACGAAAGGTTTTAATGTAAATAACCTCGAAGGCAAGATAGACGGTAGGACTAAAGATGAATTTGACCCTGCATCAGTTACTGATTTTGGAAGAGATCTTCAGGAATTTAGCTTCTTGTCATATTTCGCAAGAGTTAACTACAAATTCAGAGATAAATATTTATTCGCGGCAACCATGAGAGCTGATGCTTCATCAAGGTTTGGAGAGAACAACTTATGGGGATATTTCCCATCAGTTTCAGCTGGTTGGATTATCTCAGAAGAAGATTTTCTTGCTAATAATGAAATCTTAAGTTTCTTAAAGTTGAGAACTGCTTATGGTGTTACGGGTAACGCAGAAATTGGGAATTATGAAGAATATGGTTTGTTCATCACTAATGCCAACTACAACAATAATCAGAACTTAATAAGAGGAATTGCGCCACAAAGACTTGATAACCCTGACTTGCAGTGGGAAGAGACAACCACGTTTGATGTAGGGTTAGAATATGGTTTATTTGGAGATAGAATTTATGGTACACTTGGTTACTACATTAAAAATGCTGATAACCTTGTCTTTAATGCCAATGTTCCTTCTTCTTCAGGATTCACCAATGTTCTACAAAATGCATTGGAAGTTGAGGTGAAAGGATTTGAGTTAAGTTTAACGTCAAGAAACTTAGTTGGAGACTTTAAATGGACAACTGATCTTAATTTCACGACAATAGATAACACTGTAAAAGACCTTTCTGGGCTACCACCGCAGGCTTTTGATTCAGGTGATGGTGGTGAAATTAGACTATTTGAAGGGGAGGATTTTGCGACATTTTATTTGCAAAGGTATGTCGGTCCAGACCCTAACAATGGTAGAGCAATATATTTAGATATAAACGGTAATCAGACTTATACGCCAGATCAGGTAAATGATGCTGTTAGAGCAGGTTCTCCTTTCCCTGATTTCTTTGGTGGGTTTACAAACACTTTCTCATATAAAAACTTCGATCTAAGCGTGCTATTTAACTTCTCTGTTGGATTCCAAATCTATAATGGCGAGGGACCACAGCAATTAGCGCAAATAGCTGGCTTTAATCAAAGAAGAGAAATACTTGATAGATGGACACCTGATAACAGAGATGCTAAATATCCGGCATTATCACTCAATACACCGTTTATCAACTCTGATTTGTATTTGCAAGATGGAGACTTCTTAAGATTGAAGAATCTACAACTTGGGTACAACTTGCCTAGCGATTTCTTGCAGAAATATAAACTTTCAAGAGCAAGGGTATTTGTTCAGGCTACCAACTTGCTATTGTTCACTGAATATGACCAAGGAGATCCTGAAGTTGTTAGAGATAACCAAAATCCATTGGATAGAAGTTTAAGAGCGAGTGCTACATATTTTACTCCTCCACAAGCTAGAACAATAACTGCAGGTATAAATGTGTCATTCTAAATTGATTATGAAAATGAAGAAAATATTTAACATACTAATACTTGCATTTTTTATTACAAGTATTACTTCATGTGAGCTGGATTTTCAACCAGAAGGCGAAAATACCATACTTACTGATGAAGCTTTTAATAGTATAGAAGATGTAGAACTTGCCCTCATAGGTACATACTCGGTGTTTAGATCGGGCGGTGCTTTAGGTGGCGTAAGTAACTGGATAGGAAGTTTGATGGCAGAAGAAATTGAAACAACGCCAGCAAACTCAACAGGTTTTGATATTTCTCAAATATTAACGCTGAATTTTAATTTTCAGAATACAACAGTTCGAGGAATGTGGAATGAGCTTTATTTAACTATTAATAGAGCTAATAATGTGATTTTGGAGGCCGATAATTTTGCATCTGGTGCTGAAAGAGATCAATTTGTTGGAGAAGCTTTATTTATCAGAGCGTTCTGTCATTTTGAATTGATTAAATATTTTGCCTTTCCTTATGAATTTGGACAGGTAAATGAACAATTAGGTGTTCCTTTAAGAATCACTGCCAGTAGATCAATTT
This genomic window contains:
- a CDS encoding alpha/beta hydrolase-fold protein, whose protein sequence is MQLRIVFCLILTLFSKGVDAQQKENNLLYQLESAIKNNNESVAAQVWDSIAQGKQPYIWGDSVAFIYHGKANSVSWNGDFNGWGSDTRFDNKGSRIGNSNFWELKTSFPADARFDYKIVVDGHWILDPANEAIQMAGIGGLSPNSELRMPESKPSQWTEDTARSKGQLTNWTTLPSESLGYDVNYKVYFPDNYSKINALPTIYCTDGNEYTHPQLGAMVEILDNLIEQKKIEPVIVVFIDPRDPSNPQHNRRMDEYNLNEKFLSFVTQELVPQIDSTYKTAKDRAHRTIMGTSMGGLNASFIAAKAPELFANLLIQSPAYRYRPAIYKSVNNSKVWPLKVSISTGVFNDTQAAALKMKEIYLTHLDSLQYIEVNEGHSWGSWRNTLDDQLIYLLSN
- a CDS encoding MFS transporter; the protein is MSEISINSEKPRLNFWQIWNMSFGFLGIQFGFALQNANVSRIFETLGADEGNLAILWLAAPVTGLLVQPLIGYYSDRTWHPKWGRRRPFFAVGAVLASIALIIMPNSSVLWMAAGTLWLMDASINISMEPFRAFVGDMLPPDQRTKGFAMQSFFIGIGAVVASFLPWIFTNLIGLSNTAPHGEIPPSVKWSFYVGAAAFFLAVMWTVFSTKEYPPEEEEDDLFNQPIIIKYPPSTYLSIGIGILILTAAIGYWFYFAQLDKKLFVLCGILGIFGLAYTVSALFMYKDKYRNGFVQIVRDFQNMPKTMIQLAFVQFFSWFALFAMWIYTTSAVTSHIYKATDTVSTLYNDGADYVGILFGIYNGTSALAALLLPILARYTSRRVTHMISLVVGGSGLLSFYFIQDPTLLIISMLGVGIAWASILSVPYAMLSSSIPSEKMGYYMGIFNFFIVIPQIVAASILGFLLTTFFENQSIFALIIGGSSMIFAGFLSLLVDDKDEVHIEQNAA
- a CDS encoding alpha-amylase family glycosyl hydrolase, with product MKHKILVAALLTAIVFGCEPKKSTEEVTTEESTLKFPEKAKGMNIYEVNVRQYTKEGTIKAFQSHLPRLKEMGVDILWIMPVQPISEKNRKGPLGSYYSIQDYTAVNPNFGTEADFKDMVDEAHKMGMYVILDWVANHTGFDHAWVEKEGYHNTDSLGNVTWPAGTDWTDVADLNYDNQEMRQEMITEMDWWLTEMDIDGFRCDVAGEVPQDFWTAAIDSLEQTKDIFMLAEWDEPWLHEAGFHMTYAWGPHHWMNETAKGHIDVDSLESLIKGDIERYGNNDFRMMFTTNHDENSWNGTVFERFGEGHLAWAVWAFTVRGMPLIYSGQEAGLSKRLRFFDKDTISFDSIPYEKFYTKLLELKHTNAALHNGQWGGNPEFIDDGNNNVSSFIREYQGNKVAVIVNLSGEKQSIHLQSIANNSELNDWMTGKSVILNEDKSTELNAYEYLVLVLK
- a CDS encoding glycoside hydrolase family 31 protein, producing the protein MIDTPISTRNKTNNSLGNLKEYKTSEGLLECVLDNAFVNISVYSDSVIKTHISFDGHWDHNPYSVIQSPLNRELTISDENGCIELHTSKIVLTINKSPFRLTFKTSDGKVINEDDQAFGTASIGEQITTYKKLQNGERFIGLGEKTGPLDRRGSGYQHWNTDHFGYGPESDPLYCSTPFYIGLHNGLSYGVYLDNSHKSHFNFGASNDRFSSFSVDSGDMCYYFIYNDNVQGILKSYSELTGFMPLPPIWSIGYQQCRYSYYPDKQVSRLAETFRDKEIPADVIVLDIHYMEKYKIFTWDGEKFPNPKALVGHLKSLGFHVVVMCDPGIKIEEGYEAYQSGIENDVFIKYPDGSNYSGSVWPGLCHFPDFTKDKTRHWWGEQLKSYTEIGVDGFWNDMNEIATWGQMLPELIEFDFQGDKATARKGRNIYGFQMSRATYEGTKNNLNGLRPFNLTRAGFSGIQRYAAVWTGDNVANDEHMLVGVRLVNSMGLAGIAFAGYDVGGFVGNANEALFARWVQIGAFSPFFRGHSMINSRDSEPWSYGEQVEEISKNYITLRYKLMPYLYSSFYEATQTGLPVSRSLAIDYTFDNKVYDHEYQNQYLFGQSILVAPVESNKHLTKVYLPEGEWYDFLTDKKHQGNSEIIAECGIENLPVYVRASAIIPVTPQAKTNTQNLGNVLELHIYKGSENNSFVYYEDDGESFAHEAGSYYKRVIKYVADKNQVIISEVDGAYDSKIKNLHICFHGFKGINECTINKSGVNAEHHSYRFTNPISNFDPIDSEVCDGLKIEQIATIKTKNLGSEIVISW
- a CDS encoding LacI family DNA-binding transcriptional regulator, whose product is MRSVQVTIKDIARELGISPSTVSRALKDHPDISIETKKAVTELAEKLNYTPNSIALSLRQQKTNTIGVIIPEIIHFFFSTVISGIEDIAYDAGYSVIVSQSNESYDREVMDSKALFNNRVDGMLISLSRETTQFDHLKSLFDRGVPMVFFDRVTDAINCSKVVVDDFGGSFEATEHLINQGYKRIAHLSGPKSLTISEVRLEGYKAALAKHNIPYDEKLVMRDKASEDEQSAKKLTEQLLSGPNPPDSLFAINDIAALGAMMAAKEKGLKIPKDFGIVGFSNWRFTSLTEPPMTTVNQPGFEMGQEAARLLIKQIEAKNDEVIEPETVELKTNLVIRGSSVPK
- a CDS encoding SusC/RagA family TonB-linked outer membrane protein, encoding MKYSLLFIVLFCLSTVTVRAQEIKVSGQVTETGSGGLPGVNVLVKGSTQGTVTDIDGNYTISVSPDATLVFSFIGYVTEEIQVGNQTNINVELVPDVQQLSEVIVVGYGTQRKVDVTGSISSLGASEIESKPLPSFESALTGKAAGVQVIQGSGIAGSAISVRVRGSTSISGSPEPLYVLDGVPITSGDLSRSGGKQIASNTNALASLNPNDIESIQVLKDAAAAAIYGSRASNGVVLITTKRGTSGKGKVDIGYYAGFNEETVRQDLLNSAEYVQLYQEAWENDGNVGPAPLPGGISREEALATDTDWQDEVLRKGFIQNFNASYSKGTDKYGLYANGTYKEDNSFLEGNTFKLLSGRVNFDYNITKDLKVSIGLNQVYSTNDRVPVGFAGGLGRAQGSALPIYPIREADGTLWDEVPFTNPLLDLRNDYRTTEHRTFANASVSYDLGQFVPGLSFKTDFGIDYLDQNEDQFRPGQGAALGNGDSRDVFVKNYTTNNTLTYNRILNTDHNFTFLLGQSYNYSRTDTKGFNVNNLEGKIDGRTKDEFDPASVTDFGRDLQEFSFLSYFARVNYKFRDKYLFAATMRADASSRFGENNLWGYFPSVSAGWIISEEDFLANNEILSFLKLRTAYGVTGNAEIGNYEEYGLFITNANYNNNQNLIRGIAPQRLDNPDLQWEETTTFDVGLEYGLFGDRIYGTLGYYIKNADNLVFNANVPSSSGFTNVLQNALEVEVKGFELSLTSRNLVGDFKWTTDLNFTTIDNTVKDLSGLPPQAFDSGDGGEIRLFEGEDFATFYLQRYVGPDPNNGRAIYLDINGNQTYTPDQVNDAVRAGSPFPDFFGGFTNTFSYKNFDLSVLFNFSVGFQIYNGEGPQQLAQIAGFNQRREILDRWTPDNRDAKYPALSLNTPFINSDLYLQDGDFLRLKNLQLGYNLPSDFLQKYKLSRARVFVQATNLLLFTEYDQGDPEVVRDNQNPLDRSLRASATYFTPPQARTITAGINVSF